TTGCCATGGCAAATCCCGTGCCTGAAATAGACCCGGATCTTGCTAAAGAAGCGGGTGCTCGCATAGTCGGAACCGGAAGGTCGGACTATCCAAACCAGATAAATAATGTATTGGCTTTCCCGGGGGTGTTCAGAGGCGCCCTGGACGTAAGGGCAACCGACATAAACGAAGAAATGAAGCTGGCAGCGGCCTATGCGCT
This Bacillota bacterium DNA region includes the following protein-coding sequences:
- a CDS encoding NAD-dependent malic enzyme, encoding AMANPVPEIDPDLAKEAGARIVGTGRSDYPNQINNVLAFPGVFRGALDVRATDINEEMKLAAAYALAGIIPEEELTEDYIIPKAFDPRVAPAVAQAVARAAVESGVARVKL